The Burkholderia mayonis genome window below encodes:
- a CDS encoding IS5-like element IS402 family transposase (programmed frameshift; IS402 and ISBcen20 are only about 92% identical at the nucleotide level, but their predicted transposase sequences are 99.6% identical. This BlastRule uses both transposase model sequences, but names based on similarity to IS402.), giving the protein MAKPIIDDELWILIEPLLPPPKPRREKNPGRLPVSNRAALTGILFVLKTGLRWRDLPAEMGCGSGVTCWRRLRDWQAAGVWDRLHELLLAKLRAADQIDFSRAAVDSSSIRAVGAGPKTGPNPTDRARPGSKHHIVTDANGTPLAAILTGANVHDVTQLLPLIDAIPPIRGLRGHPLQRPRVVYADRGYDSERHRRALRDRGIEPVIAKRRTEHGSGLGKYRWVVERTHAWLHHFRRLRIRFERRADIHGAFLKLGCCLICWNTLRRADQSL; this is encoded by the exons ATGGCCAAGCCGATCATCGACGACGAACTGTGGATATTGATCGAGCCGTTATTGCCGCCACCCAAGCCGCGGCGCGAGAAGAACCCAGGCCGCCTGCCTGTTTCGAATCGCGCCGCGCTGACCGGCATCCTGTTCGTTCTCAAGACGGGACTGCGCTGGCGCGACCTGCCCGCCGAGATGGGCTGCGGCTCGGGCGTGACTTGCTGGCGACGGCTACGCGATTGGCAGGCTGCGGGCGTATGGGATCGCCTGCACGAATTGCTGCTCGCGAAGCTGCGAGCAGCAGACCAAATCGATTTCTCGCGAGCCGCAGTCGATTCCTCATCGATTCGCGCCGTTGGGGCGGGCC CAAAAACTGGGCCAAACCCCACCGATCGCGCGCGACCCGGTTCCAAGCACCACATCGTCACCGACGCCAATGGCACGCCGCTGGCGGCGATCCTGACCGGCGCGAACGTTCACGATGTCACGCAGCTGCTGCCGCTGATCGATGCGATTCCGCCAATTCGTGGATTGCGCGGCCACCCACTGCAGAGACCGCGCGTGGTCTACGCCGATCGCGGTTACGACTCTGAGCGGCATCGACGAGCGTTGCGCGATCGCGGTATCGAGCCGGTTATCGCCAAGCGCCGCACCGAACATGGCAGCGGCCTTGGAAAATATCGCTGGGTCGTTGAACGCACGCATGCCTGGCTGCATCACTTCCGTCGTCTCCGCATTCGTTTCGAGCGCCGTGCAGACATTCACGGCGCGTTCCTCAAACTCGGTTGCTGCCTGATCTGCTGGAATACCCTTCGGCGGGCCGACCAGTCTTTATGA
- a CDS encoding saccharopine dehydrogenase family protein, with protein sequence MKIAIVGAGLIGHTIAHLLRETGDYEVVAFDRDPDALAKLAKEGIATQRVDSADATAIREAVKGFDALVNALPYYLAINVAAAAKAAGVHYFDLTEDVRATSAIRELAEGADRAFMPQCGLAPGFIGIAAHELVNGFSEVRDVKMRVGALPEYPTNALKYNLTWSVDGLINEYCQPCEAVRDGRRQWVQPLEGLEHFSLDGIEYEAFNTSGGLGTLCETLEGKVETLDYKSVRYPGHRELIQFLLEDLRLSTDRDTLKSIMRRAVPSTKQDVVLVFVTVTGVKHGQLVQDVFTRKIFAKEICGMPMSAIQITTAGAMCAVLDLFREKKLPQSGFVRQEQVPLHAFLANRFGKLYEGGTLERMHALA encoded by the coding sequence ATGAAAATCGCCATCGTCGGCGCAGGTCTCATCGGTCACACCATCGCTCATCTGCTGCGCGAAACCGGCGACTACGAAGTCGTCGCGTTCGATCGCGACCCGGACGCGCTCGCGAAGCTCGCAAAGGAAGGCATCGCGACCCAGCGCGTCGATTCCGCCGATGCGACCGCGATCCGCGAAGCGGTGAAGGGCTTCGACGCGCTCGTCAACGCGCTGCCGTACTACCTGGCCATCAACGTCGCGGCCGCCGCGAAGGCCGCGGGCGTCCATTATTTCGATCTGACCGAGGACGTGCGCGCGACGAGCGCGATCCGCGAGCTCGCCGAAGGCGCCGACCGCGCGTTCATGCCGCAATGCGGCCTCGCGCCGGGCTTCATCGGCATCGCCGCGCACGAGCTCGTCAACGGCTTTTCCGAAGTGCGCGACGTGAAGATGCGCGTCGGCGCGCTGCCCGAGTATCCGACCAACGCGCTCAAATACAACCTGACGTGGAGCGTCGACGGCCTCATCAACGAATACTGCCAGCCGTGCGAAGCGGTCCGCGACGGCCGCCGCCAGTGGGTGCAGCCGCTCGAAGGGCTCGAGCATTTCTCGCTCGACGGCATCGAATACGAGGCGTTCAACACGTCGGGCGGCCTCGGCACGCTGTGCGAGACGCTCGAAGGCAAGGTCGAGACGCTCGATTACAAGTCGGTCCGCTATCCGGGCCACCGCGAGCTGATCCAGTTCCTGCTCGAGGACCTGCGTCTGTCGACCGACCGCGATACGCTGAAGTCGATCATGCGCCGCGCAGTGCCGTCGACGAAGCAGGACGTCGTGCTCGTGTTCGTCACGGTGACGGGCGTGAAGCACGGCCAGCTCGTGCAGGACGTCTTCACGCGCAAGATCTTCGCGAAGGAGATCTGCGGGATGCCGATGAGCGCGATCCAGATCACGACGGCGGGCGCGATGTGCGCAGTGCTCGATCTGTTTCGCGAGAAGAAGCTGCCGCAAAGCGGTTTCGTGCGCCAGGAGCAGGTGCCGCTCCACGCGTTCCTCGCAAACCGCTTCGGCAAGCTGTACGAAGGCGGCACGCTCGAGCGGATGCACGCGCTCGCGTAA
- a CDS encoding AAA family ATPase, translating to MTYLVFFCGHAGTGKTTLAKRLIRPLMKTTGEAFCLLDKDTLYGRYSSAAMGALTHDPNDRDSPLYLQHLRDPEYQGLLDTARENLALGISVIVVGPLSREVRDRRLFDRAWLGVGPDVELRIVWVHTSEETAHARIVARGNPNDAYKLAHWDEYRQRRFIPSGAQCDGLLMFDNTAPSDTAVDVLLDHIAPPPARGTSTVPPLPA from the coding sequence GTGACGTATCTGGTGTTTTTCTGCGGCCATGCGGGCACCGGCAAGACGACGCTCGCGAAGCGGCTGATCCGGCCGCTGATGAAGACGACGGGCGAGGCGTTCTGCCTGCTCGACAAGGACACGCTGTACGGCCGCTACAGCTCGGCCGCGATGGGCGCACTGACGCACGACCCGAACGACCGAGACAGCCCGCTCTATCTTCAGCATCTGCGCGACCCTGAATACCAGGGGCTTCTCGACACCGCGCGAGAGAACCTGGCGCTCGGGATCAGCGTGATCGTCGTCGGGCCGCTGTCGCGCGAAGTGCGCGACCGGCGGCTGTTCGACCGCGCGTGGCTCGGCGTCGGGCCCGACGTCGAGCTGCGCATCGTCTGGGTCCACACGTCGGAGGAGACCGCGCATGCGCGGATCGTCGCGCGCGGCAATCCGAACGATGCGTACAAGCTCGCGCACTGGGACGAATACCGGCAGCGCCGCTTCATTCCGTCGGGCGCGCAGTGCGACGGTCTGCTGATGTTCGACAACACCGCGCCGTCGGATACGGCCGTCGACGTGCTGCTCGACCACATCGCGCCGCCGCCCGCGCGCGGCACGTCGACGGTGCCGCCGCTGCCCGCCTGA
- the cydX gene encoding cytochrome bd-I oxidase subunit CydX: MWYFSWILGIGVALGFGIINAMWLEANGTLPADVPDDKNRADGPAVSEGGRS; the protein is encoded by the coding sequence ATGTGGTATTTCTCATGGATTCTCGGCATCGGCGTCGCGCTCGGCTTCGGCATCATCAACGCGATGTGGCTCGAGGCGAACGGCACCCTCCCGGCCGACGTCCCCGACGACAAGAACCGGGCAGACGGGCCTGCTGTTTCGGAGGGCGGCCGTTCGTGA
- the corA gene encoding magnesium/cobalt transporter CorA — protein MLINCAAYQDGRKLADIDIDDIGDYVAKPECFVWVALKDPEPDEIERMGEEFGLHELALEDARKGHQRPKIEEYGDALFAVLHTVEIDEQGELQLGELNVFVGPNYVLSIRNHAEQDFRAVRARCEREPHLLKEGSAYVFYALMDQVVDRYFPTLEALSAELEALEDRIFEKTGTAAARALIEDLYTLKRRLVMLHQHTAPLVEPLAKLVGGRIPQVCAGMDHYFRDVYDHLLRIVRTIEGRREMLVTAIQVNLGMISLAENEVTKRLGSFAALFAIPTMIAGIYGMNFNNIPELHWRFGFYVCLGAMAAADLFLWRRFRKAGWL, from the coding sequence ATGCTGATCAACTGCGCCGCATACCAGGATGGCCGCAAGCTGGCCGACATCGACATCGACGACATCGGCGACTATGTCGCGAAGCCGGAGTGCTTCGTCTGGGTCGCCCTGAAGGATCCCGAGCCCGACGAGATCGAGCGGATGGGCGAGGAGTTCGGCCTGCACGAGCTCGCGCTCGAGGACGCACGCAAGGGCCACCAGCGTCCGAAGATCGAGGAGTACGGCGATGCGCTGTTCGCGGTGCTGCACACGGTGGAGATCGACGAGCAAGGCGAGCTCCAGCTCGGCGAGCTGAACGTGTTCGTCGGCCCGAACTACGTGCTGTCGATCCGCAATCACGCCGAGCAGGATTTCCGCGCGGTGCGCGCCCGCTGCGAGCGCGAGCCGCATCTGTTGAAGGAAGGCTCGGCGTACGTGTTCTACGCGCTGATGGACCAGGTCGTCGACCGCTATTTCCCGACGCTCGAGGCGCTGAGCGCGGAGCTGGAGGCGCTCGAGGACCGGATCTTCGAGAAGACGGGCACGGCGGCCGCCCGCGCGCTGATCGAGGATCTCTACACGCTCAAGCGCCGGCTCGTGATGCTGCACCAGCACACGGCGCCGCTCGTCGAGCCGCTCGCGAAGCTCGTCGGCGGCCGCATTCCGCAGGTCTGCGCGGGGATGGACCATTATTTTCGCGATGTCTACGACCATCTGCTGCGGATCGTGCGGACGATCGAAGGGCGGCGCGAGATGCTCGTCACCGCGATCCAGGTGAACCTCGGCATGATCTCGCTCGCGGAAAACGAAGTGACGAAGCGACTCGGCTCGTTTGCCGCACTGTTCGCGATCCCGACGATGATCGCCGGAATCTACGGGATGAATTTCAACAACATACCGGAGCTGCACTGGCGCTTCGGCTTCTACGTGTGCCTGGGCGCGATGGCCGCCGCCGACCTGTTCCTGTGGCGGCGCTTCAGGAAAGCCGGCTGGCTGTGA
- a CDS encoding YciI-like protein: protein MHYLLTYELVDDYLERRGAYRAEHLTLAQAATARGELLLAGALADPADQAVLVFDAPSSAVAEAFAQADPYVANGLVKRWRVRPWTVVIGKHATPA, encoded by the coding sequence ATGCACTACCTGCTGACCTACGAACTCGTCGACGACTATCTCGAACGGCGCGGCGCGTACCGCGCCGAGCACCTCACGCTCGCACAGGCGGCGACCGCGCGCGGCGAGCTGCTGCTCGCAGGCGCGCTCGCCGATCCGGCCGACCAGGCCGTGCTCGTGTTCGACGCGCCTTCGTCCGCCGTCGCCGAAGCGTTCGCGCAAGCCGATCCGTACGTCGCGAACGGCCTCGTCAAGCGCTGGCGGGTGCGGCCGTGGACGGTCGTCATCGGCAAGCACGCGACGCCCGCCTGA
- a CDS encoding PGDYG domain-containing protein: MIELKNVDLRNDPGALRVVKDETVQVEFAAQPGELMSLEGPNRYAAGDALVTGSTGDRWVVSRERFDAKYVPAAEELVHGEPGGYRNRPAVVLAKRMDAPFSIARSAGGDTLRGDAGDWVMQYAPGDYGVVQAKRFAQVYREAD; this comes from the coding sequence ATGATCGAACTGAAAAACGTCGACCTCCGCAATGATCCCGGCGCGTTGCGCGTCGTCAAGGACGAAACGGTCCAGGTCGAATTCGCCGCGCAGCCGGGCGAATTGATGAGCCTCGAAGGCCCGAACCGCTATGCGGCGGGAGACGCGCTCGTCACCGGTTCGACGGGCGACCGCTGGGTGGTGTCGCGCGAGCGCTTCGACGCGAAGTACGTGCCCGCCGCCGAAGAACTCGTGCACGGCGAGCCGGGCGGCTACCGCAACCGCCCGGCCGTCGTGCTCGCGAAGCGGATGGACGCGCCGTTCTCGATCGCGCGTTCGGCGGGCGGCGACACGCTGCGCGGCGACGCGGGCGACTGGGTGATGCAGTACGCGCCGGGCGACTACGGCGTCGTGCAGGCGAAGCGCTTCGCGCAGGTGTACCGCGAGGCGGACTGA
- a CDS encoding PHB depolymerase family esterase yields the protein MQIRHVASRAMLAAALPIMLAVVASSNVRASPTLPALRADSHQVSVSGLSSGAYMAVQYQVAYSASVIGAGVIAGGPYYCAKGELVNAKPCMQGMPDSKQLLIKARDFAASGLIDPLANLQHAKVYLFSGTKDAVVGQPVVDATWSFFWQAGVPATNLAYVVDVPAGHAFVTPSSGDVCSANAAPYINHCTVAQAGYDQAGALLKTIYGPLSPPVEQPTGRAITFDQREFAPVSSGLARDGYAYVPRACDASAGCKVHVVFHGCLQSADVVRDMTTYRNWADANKIVMLYPQVAADLPANPQGCWDWFAYTGQNYALKSGAQMRAVRKMIERVTSVP from the coding sequence ATGCAGATACGTCACGTTGCGTCGCGTGCGATGCTCGCCGCCGCGCTCCCAATCATGCTCGCGGTCGTTGCGTCCTCGAACGTGCGAGCTTCGCCGACGTTGCCCGCGCTGCGTGCGGACTCGCATCAGGTGTCGGTGTCCGGGCTGTCGTCGGGCGCGTACATGGCGGTCCAGTACCAGGTCGCGTATTCGGCATCGGTGATCGGCGCGGGCGTGATCGCGGGCGGTCCGTATTATTGCGCGAAGGGCGAACTGGTCAATGCGAAGCCCTGCATGCAGGGCATGCCGGATTCGAAGCAATTGCTGATCAAGGCGCGGGATTTCGCCGCGAGCGGTCTGATCGATCCGCTCGCGAATCTGCAGCACGCGAAGGTCTATCTCTTCAGCGGCACGAAGGATGCGGTCGTGGGTCAGCCCGTCGTCGACGCGACGTGGTCGTTCTTCTGGCAAGCCGGCGTACCCGCGACGAATCTCGCTTACGTCGTCGATGTGCCGGCCGGGCATGCGTTCGTCACGCCGTCGTCGGGCGACGTATGCAGCGCGAATGCCGCGCCGTACATCAATCATTGCACCGTCGCGCAGGCGGGCTACGATCAGGCTGGGGCGCTCCTTAAGACGATCTACGGGCCGCTTTCGCCGCCCGTCGAGCAGCCGACGGGACGCGCGATCACGTTCGACCAGCGCGAGTTCGCGCCGGTGTCGAGCGGGCTCGCGAGGGACGGCTACGCATACGTGCCGCGCGCGTGCGACGCGAGCGCGGGCTGCAAGGTCCACGTGGTGTTTCACGGCTGCCTGCAATCGGCGGACGTCGTGCGCGACATGACTACGTACCGGAACTGGGCCGATGCGAACAAAATCGTCATGTTGTATCCGCAGGTGGCGGCCGACTTGCCCGCCAATCCCCAGGGATGCTGGGACTGGTTTGCGTATACCGGGCAGAACTACGCGCTGAAATCGGGCGCGCAGATGCGCGCAGTGCGGAAGATGATCGAGCGGGTGACGTCGGTGCCCTGA
- a CDS encoding Lrp/AsnC family transcriptional regulator, with protein sequence MRPPRLDQLDELDRNLVALLQANARASVADLARQLGVARTTVLARIARLERTQVIAGYSVRLGQDVLDASIYAYVGVILAPKYGKDVLKRLDRMPEVQLLCAVSGEYDYVAWLRADSPERLNDLLDQIGALEGVERTTTSIILARKIDRGTIG encoded by the coding sequence ATGCGTCCACCTCGACTCGATCAACTCGACGAACTCGACCGCAACCTCGTCGCGCTGCTGCAGGCGAACGCCCGTGCGAGCGTCGCGGATCTCGCGCGGCAGCTCGGCGTCGCGCGCACGACCGTGCTTGCGCGGATCGCGCGGCTCGAGCGCACGCAGGTGATCGCGGGCTACAGCGTGCGGCTCGGGCAGGACGTGCTCGACGCGAGCATCTACGCATACGTCGGCGTCATCCTCGCGCCGAAGTACGGCAAGGACGTGCTGAAGCGCCTCGACCGCATGCCTGAGGTGCAGCTGCTGTGCGCGGTGAGCGGCGAGTACGACTACGTCGCGTGGTTGCGCGCCGATTCGCCCGAGCGCCTGAACGACCTGCTCGATCAGATCGGCGCACTCGAAGGCGTCGAGCGGACGACGACGTCGATCATCCTCGCGCGCAAGATCGACCGCGGGACGATCGGCTGA
- a CDS encoding PHB depolymerase family esterase, producing MQMRYAAARATLAAALTIMLAAVAPASAQASPPLPMLRADANQVSVSGLSSGAYMAIQYQVAYSASVIGAGAIAGGPYYCAAGSLANTGVCMGLVPNMVPDSGLLLTAAQGFAASGQIDPLANLQRAKIYLFSGTKDTIVHQSAVDATWSFFWLAGVPVSNIIYVADIPAGHAFITPSAGNVCDANASPYISHCKVGQSGYDQAGALLETIYGALSPPVAQPTGRAIAFDQREFAPASSGLAADGYAYVPRACDTNAGCKVHVVFHGCLQSAAVVRDMTTYDNWADANGIVVLYPQVAKTSMPSNPQGCWDWYAYTGQNYALKSGAQMRAVRAMIERVTSAR from the coding sequence ATGCAGATGCGCTATGCCGCCGCGCGCGCGACGCTCGCCGCCGCGCTCACGATCATGCTCGCCGCCGTCGCGCCCGCGAGCGCGCAAGCTTCGCCGCCGCTGCCCATGCTGCGCGCGGACGCGAACCAGGTGTCGGTGTCCGGGCTGTCGTCTGGCGCGTACATGGCGATCCAATACCAGGTTGCTTATTCGGCATCGGTGATCGGCGCGGGCGCGATTGCGGGCGGTCCGTACTACTGCGCGGCGGGCAGCCTCGCGAACACGGGCGTGTGCATGGGCCTCGTGCCGAACATGGTGCCGGATTCGGGGTTGCTGCTGACCGCCGCGCAAGGCTTCGCGGCGAGCGGCCAGATCGATCCGCTCGCGAACCTGCAGCGCGCGAAGATCTATCTGTTCAGCGGTACGAAAGACACGATCGTTCACCAGTCCGCCGTCGATGCGACGTGGTCGTTCTTCTGGCTCGCCGGCGTGCCCGTGTCGAACATCATCTATGTCGCCGACATCCCGGCCGGGCATGCATTCATCACGCCGTCCGCGGGCAATGTGTGCGACGCGAATGCCTCACCGTACATCAGCCACTGCAAGGTCGGCCAGTCGGGCTACGACCAGGCGGGCGCGCTGCTCGAGACGATCTATGGCGCGCTCTCGCCGCCCGTTGCCCAGCCGACCGGACGGGCGATCGCGTTCGACCAGCGCGAGTTCGCGCCGGCGTCGAGCGGGCTCGCGGCGGACGGCTATGCATACGTCCCGCGCGCGTGCGACACGAATGCCGGCTGCAAGGTTCATGTCGTGTTTCATGGCTGCCTGCAGTCGGCGGCCGTCGTGCGCGACATGACGACGTACGACAACTGGGCCGATGCGAACGGGATCGTCGTGCTGTATCCGCAGGTCGCGAAGACGAGCATGCCGAGCAATCCTCAGGGGTGCTGGGACTGGTACGCGTATACCGGGCAGAACTATGCGCTTAAGTCGGGGGCGCAAATGCGCGCGGTGCGGGCGATGATCGAACGGGTCACGTCCGCGCGGTGA
- a CDS encoding zinc ribbon domain-containing protein — MTTSQTYSRPERLLQIASWGIAVAFALFLNMLGSLVIRDMAFAPRGGPPTLARYADTQADASLRAAQRELQREQSALTDKADAFTTARNRAQQDYDQAKESFRNWIATRSATGDASRNPDVLARTRQLDELQAAVTGWQRQQDRINDQLDALRKRQDDVSAQLAQSQAQAERSFEQASRRYELVVFAWRLAFTLPILVLAVWLFVRYRKVRYWPFVYGFGMFALTAFFVELVPYLPSFGGYVRVIVGIVLTVFAGVYMLRAFQRYVERKREEMRRSQHERAQAIGYEKAIAAYQKKLCPSCDKPWNLGGDSATFCIHCGLKLFEQCGCGTRNFAFFPFCSGCGTSVSRAEDERRRPGAA, encoded by the coding sequence ATGACGACGAGCCAAACCTATTCGCGCCCCGAGCGGCTGCTGCAGATCGCGTCGTGGGGCATCGCCGTGGCGTTCGCGCTGTTCCTCAACATGCTGGGCAGCCTCGTGATCCGCGATATGGCGTTCGCGCCGCGCGGCGGGCCGCCGACGCTCGCGCGCTACGCCGATACGCAGGCCGACGCGTCGCTGCGCGCGGCGCAGCGGGAACTGCAGCGCGAGCAGAGCGCGCTGACGGACAAGGCCGACGCGTTCACGACCGCCCGCAACCGCGCGCAGCAGGACTACGACCAGGCGAAGGAGAGCTTTCGCAACTGGATCGCGACGCGCAGCGCGACGGGTGACGCGAGCCGCAATCCGGACGTGCTCGCGCGCACGCGCCAGCTCGACGAATTGCAGGCGGCGGTGACCGGATGGCAGCGCCAGCAGGATCGGATCAACGACCAGCTCGACGCGCTGCGCAAGCGGCAGGACGACGTGAGCGCGCAGCTCGCGCAATCGCAGGCGCAGGCCGAGCGCAGCTTCGAGCAGGCGAGCCGCCGCTACGAGCTCGTCGTGTTCGCGTGGCGGCTCGCGTTCACGCTGCCGATTCTCGTGCTCGCCGTCTGGCTCTTCGTCCGTTACCGGAAGGTGCGCTACTGGCCGTTCGTCTATGGCTTCGGGATGTTCGCGCTGACGGCGTTCTTCGTCGAGCTCGTGCCGTATCTGCCGAGCTTCGGCGGCTACGTGCGCGTCATCGTCGGCATCGTGCTGACGGTGTTCGCGGGTGTCTACATGCTGCGTGCGTTTCAGCGCTACGTCGAACGCAAGCGCGAGGAGATGCGGCGCAGCCAGCACGAGCGCGCGCAGGCGATCGGCTACGAAAAGGCGATCGCCGCGTATCAGAAGAAGCTCTGCCCGTCGTGCGACAAGCCGTGGAACCTCGGCGGCGACAGTGCGACGTTCTGCATCCATTGCGGGCTCAAGCTGTTCGAGCAGTGCGGGTGCGGCACGCGCAACTTCGCGTTCTTTCCGTTCTGCAGCGGCTGCGGGACGTCGGTGAGCCGCGCAGAAGACGAGCGGCGGCGCCCAGGCGCCGCATGA
- a CDS encoding Spy/CpxP family protein refolding chaperone: MKKITLTFAAALALTAALAHAQAPASMPAAAAASAPTPAARHEARVEKRITYLHNQLKITPEQESQWKTFADTMRDNGATMARLYRERIENKNTSALDDMKQYAELTQTNADGAKKLTDAFAPLYASFPAEQKALADSTFRKWLHPEPGKARARKHSGKADGQAAASSGAAQ; this comes from the coding sequence ATGAAAAAGATCACGCTGACTTTCGCTGCCGCGCTCGCGCTGACGGCCGCGCTAGCGCATGCCCAGGCGCCCGCGTCGATGCCGGCCGCAGCGGCCGCCTCCGCCCCCACCCCGGCCGCGCGCCATGAAGCGCGCGTCGAGAAGCGCATCACGTACCTGCACAACCAGTTGAAGATCACGCCGGAGCAGGAATCGCAATGGAAGACGTTCGCCGATACGATGCGCGACAACGGCGCGACGATGGCGCGTCTCTATCGCGAACGGATCGAGAACAAGAACACGTCCGCGCTCGACGACATGAAGCAGTACGCCGAGCTGACGCAGACGAATGCCGACGGCGCGAAGAAGCTCACCGACGCGTTCGCGCCGCTGTACGCGAGCTTCCCCGCCGAGCAGAAGGCGCTCGCCGACTCGACGTTCCGCAAGTGGCTGCACCCGGAGCCGGGCAAGGCCCGCGCACGCAAGCATTCGGGCAAGGCGGACGGCCAGGCCGCCGCGAGCTCTGGCGCCGCGCAGTAA
- a CDS encoding GntR family transcriptional regulator: protein MRAYFVDSPFRYGRSPTIAPSVQWHPDFARIREHVSNDIADQIEEAILSGQFKPGEKLPTQRAIADFLGFHLNTVYAAYKELARRGFTKGFARRGTFVIDNGVRS from the coding sequence ATGCGAGCTTATTTTGTCGACTCACCATTTCGTTATGGACGATCGCCGACTATCGCGCCGTCGGTCCAGTGGCACCCTGATTTCGCGCGCATCCGCGAACATGTTTCGAACGATATCGCCGACCAAATCGAGGAGGCTATTCTGTCGGGTCAGTTCAAACCCGGAGAAAAGCTTCCAACTCAGCGAGCGATCGCGGATTTTTTAGGGTTCCATTTGAACACGGTTTATGCAGCATACAAGGAGCTCGCTCGCCGTGGCTTCACCAAGGGATTCGCTCGTCGCGGGACGTTCGTCATTGACAATGGGGTTCGCAGTTGA
- a CDS encoding OmpA family protein encodes MYKAIFLGVSAAFLLGACTSATGPRFNAYVVSDSAGAKSYKVECHGLFEGAGVCRDKAQEICGDQKVHVLKGVGPLAHDDDVRTLVFQCGEPEQPAAATTSSAPIRLSADTLFAFDRSDQASMTEEGRQQLSQLALSLNEQHGRSVTIVGYTDRLGGSDYNQRLSEARAKTVGDYLIVAGLPASDVHTEGRGANDPLVECRQGDRKALIACLAPNRRVEVSVTGSGGA; translated from the coding sequence ATGTACAAAGCGATTTTTCTCGGCGTCTCGGCAGCATTTCTGCTCGGCGCCTGCACCAGTGCAACGGGACCACGATTCAACGCTTATGTTGTCTCGGACAGCGCCGGCGCGAAATCCTACAAGGTCGAATGCCACGGCCTCTTCGAAGGCGCGGGCGTGTGCCGCGACAAGGCACAGGAAATCTGCGGCGATCAGAAGGTGCACGTGCTGAAAGGCGTCGGACCGCTCGCCCACGACGACGATGTCCGGACGCTGGTATTCCAGTGCGGCGAACCCGAGCAGCCGGCTGCGGCCACGACGTCGTCTGCACCGATCCGCCTCAGTGCCGATACATTGTTCGCATTCGATCGCTCGGACCAAGCGTCGATGACCGAGGAGGGCAGGCAACAGCTGTCGCAGCTCGCGCTGAGCTTGAACGAGCAGCATGGGCGTTCGGTGACGATCGTCGGTTATACCGACCGCCTCGGCGGTAGTGACTACAACCAGCGATTGTCCGAAGCGCGCGCGAAGACGGTCGGTGACTATCTGATTGTTGCGGGCTTGCCTGCGAGCGATGTCCATACCGAAGGGCGTGGAGCGAACGATCCGCTCGTGGAGTGCCGGCAAGGCGACCGCAAGGCACTGATCGCCTGTCTGGCGCCAAATCGTCGTGTCGAAGTTTCCGTAACCGGATCAGGCGGAGCGTGA
- a CDS encoding response regulator transcription factor: MIIYLIEDDEDQARYFQAMLERAMWAVQVFPDGTRALRAIQRTAPDVIVLDLRLPDIDGFQIIAWVREHYAALPVLVLTSATLESDLVEALEAGADDFLVKPPRERELVARIKALHRRTIEFRDSLTSITFGAYRIETMERAIYLDNGRVSLSPKEYEIVELLVRNVGQVVSRETMIGRVWGRAVGDESSRTLDTHIYRIRQKLNLSRRNGALLRSVYTHGYRLDEVGCTAE, encoded by the coding sequence GTGATTATTTATTTGATTGAGGACGACGAGGATCAGGCGCGGTATTTCCAAGCCATGCTGGAACGGGCCATGTGGGCCGTGCAGGTGTTTCCGGATGGCACGCGCGCGTTGAGAGCGATTCAGCGTACTGCACCGGACGTCATCGTGCTCGATCTCCGACTGCCGGATATCGACGGATTTCAGATCATTGCATGGGTACGCGAGCACTACGCAGCACTGCCTGTGCTTGTCCTCACAAGCGCCACGCTCGAGTCGGATCTCGTTGAAGCGCTGGAGGCGGGGGCAGACGACTTCCTCGTCAAGCCGCCGCGCGAGCGAGAGCTCGTGGCGCGGATCAAGGCGCTCCACCGCAGAACCATCGAATTCAGGGATAGCTTGACCTCGATCACGTTTGGGGCATACCGGATCGAGACCATGGAGCGCGCGATTTATCTCGATAACGGAAGGGTTTCGCTATCTCCAAAGGAGTACGAGATTGTTGAGTTGCTTGTGCGGAACGTAGGGCAAGTCGTATCGCGCGAAACCATGATCGGTCGTGTGTGGGGGCGCGCGGTCGGGGACGAGAGTTCCCGCACGCTGGACACGCATATCTATCGAATTCGGCAGAAGCTCAACCTGTCGCGGCGCAATGGCGCGCTGCTCCGCTCGGTCTACACGCACGGATACAGGCTGGATGAGGTGGGTTGCACGGCGGAATAA